One region of Kwoniella pini CBS 10737 chromosome 6, complete sequence genomic DNA includes:
- a CDS encoding 60S ribosomal protein eL22 — MPKAPASKTAAAGKPLHKFYVDASVPVNDNVFDLASFEKFLHDRIKVDGKAGQLGDKITIAKEGNKLVLTSSIPFSKRYLKYLTKKHLKKNSFENFLRVVATAKDTYSLRYFKVDQDEVEDEE; from the exons ATG CCCAAAGCTCCTGCCTCCAAAACCGCTGCCGCTGGCAAGCCCCTCCACAAATTCTACGTTGACGCTTCCGTCCCCGTTAACGATAACGTCTTTGACTTGGCTTCTTTCGAGAAATTCCTTCACGATAGAATCAAGGTTGATGGTAAAGCTGGTCAATTAGGTGATAAAATCACCATTGCCAAAGAGG GTAACAAGCTCGTTCTTACCTCTTCCATCCCATTCTCTAAGAGATACCTTAAATACCTTACCAAGAAGCACCTCAAGAAGAACTCTTTCGAGAACTTCCTTAG AGTCGTTGCCACTGCCAAGGACACTTACTCTCTTAGATACTTCAAGGTCGACCAAGacgaagttgaagatgaagagtaA